The genomic stretch TTTGGATTTACAAAAATAAGATGAGACTTGTCCCTTTACTGAATCTATTTTGTAAAGGGGCAGATTTACTAGATTCTAATCTATATAGATTCGTATTGATTGGTAACAAAATGCAAAATTTTGGTCCTAGTCTTCAAATTGGGTCTCAAAGAAAGTTCGCTTTGGCTTTGTTAGCCGTTCCGCTTTTTTTAACTTCACTCTATTCAGCTCCTACCTTCCAAGAAAAACCAAAAAATTCAAAACCTTCTGAACTTTTAAAAAGGGACAACCATTCTGAAATTGTGATCCCTGTTATTGGTCTTAACTTACATCTGTTTGCTGACCAAAAGAGTGACGTTTTACGAAAACTAAATTTTGGTGAACCTGTTACGTATGACCAAAATTCACTGGAAAGTCCTAAAGAAGATTGGATTCCAGTGAAACTCCAAGATGGACTTTCTGGATTTATCAAACGATCTCTCGTACGTTCTGTTCCAAAAAAACAATACCTCTCCACATTATTATTTGAAGCTGAGAAGTTGATACTATCGAAACAAGTGGATTTTTTGGCAAAAGAGGAAATCACTGATACTATTTTTTCAATCTCTTCTTCGGGTAAATTTACAGGAGATGAGTTTATTTTCATTAGAGCAAAAGCAGGTTTTTTCTTAAAAAAAACTGTGGATTTGATGAATGAAAAGGGAATCAAACCAGACAATGATCCTGAAACTCTAGAATTTTTAAAACGCCACCAAACAAAATTATTATATGATTATTCTTCTGGAAAATATTATGTAGATTCCAATTATTTTTGGAAATTGTTAGAATCCTATCCAAAAACAAAACATTCGGATTACGCAGGTTATTTGGCAACAGAAAGTATTCCGGTGGTAGATTGTGGGGTCGATTTACGTTGTCGATTGGAAGAGTTACGGAAAGGTAAATTACGTTATTTGTATTTATTTCCAACTGGAAATTACGTTAACCTTTATACAAAAGATATCGTAAAAACCTTAAATTCCATGACAAAAGATCCAGATTCAATTCCATGTTTTCCACCAGTTAGTGAGGGAATCAAATCAGAAATCAAACAAATGTTCCGTTACGCTTCTGAAATTGGTCCTCGCGAAAAAAAACAAATTCTTCCTCATTTACAGATTCTAAAAAAAGAATGTTTTCGATAATTTTAACTTAAGTTCCAACTATAAGGAAAGTTTTGTGAAATTAAATTACAAAGTTTATCCATTTCAAAATTCTGATCCTACTAATAAATCGATTGGTGATATTGTCATTTTACACGGGTTATTTGGTTCATCGAAAAACTGGGTGACAGTTGCCAAATTTTTATCTGAGTTCGGTCAAGTTTATGCAGTTGACCAAAGAAATCATGGAGACTCCCCACATAGTGATGAACATTCCATACCACTCATGGCTAATGATTTAGAAACATTTTTACATGATTTAAAAATCCAAAATCCGATTTTACTAGGCCATTCGATGGGTGGCCTTGTGGCGATGTATTTTGATTTGATGCACCCAGGAGCTTTGAGTCGTCTCATCATCCAAGACATATCACCTAGGTCCTATCCATTTGCATATGATAATGAAATTATGTCGATGTCGTTTCCACTCAGTGGATTTAACTCACGTACAGAAATTGATGCGGAAATGGCAAAATATGTAAAGGATACATTCATTCGCCAATTTTTACAAATGAGTTTGGAGCGAAAAGAAGATGGTTCTTATCATTGGAAATTGAATGTAGACGGAATCAATCATGCCAGAAGAGTTTTTGATGATGTATTTTCATTTGATAAAATTTCTCAAACCCGGACTTTATTTTTGTTAGGTGGAAATTCTGAATACATAAGAGAATCGGATTTATCGATTATGGACCGGTTTTTTCAAAATAATGTAAAAGTAAAAATTGAAGGTGGTGGGCATTATATCCATTTTACCCACCAGAAAGTATTTTTAGAAGAACTTGGAAATTGGTTACAAAAGGAGTTTCGTTAACTTCCTTATTCTTCGAGTAACGAACGTAACATCCAAGCTGTTTTTTCGTGAATGTCGAGTCTTTGTGTTAATAGATCTAGGGTTGCTTGGTCATTTCCTTTTTCGGCTGGTCCATAAGCTGCGCGTGCAGTACGAATCACGGCTTCGTTCCCTTCTACTAAATTTTTAATCATCTCTTTTGCTTTTGGAACTTCTTTGTCTTCCGATATACTCGAATACTTTGCAAATTCCCATCCACCCATAGGTGCATAATACCCAAGAGAACGGATTCGTTCTGCAATAGGGTCAATTGCATTCCAAAGTTCTGTGTATTGAGTCATAAAAAGAAGGTGTAAGGTTTGGAACATAGGCCCTGTTACATTCCAATGGTAACTGTGTGTTTTTTGGTAGAGAGTGTATGTATCAGCCAAAAGTTTTTTTAATGATTCGGAAATGGCACTTCTTTCTTCTTCTGGGATTCCAATATTAATTTTCATTTTAGGTTCCTTATCGTTCTATAAAGTTAGACTCGATTGTATCCACTTGTTCCAATCGTAAAAGTCGAGTTAATTTTATTTATTTAATTCACTTACAATTCGATCGACTAAACTTTCAGCGACAAAATCATATTGGCTTGTTGCAATTAAAATATCCTCTCGACTCCAAATCAGTCCAAGCCCTAAGCTATATTGTAAAAGTCGTGCCATCGTCCAATCGGCCCCTGGTTTTTTTCGTGCGTTGACAATCACTTGTCCGGATTCTATGTGAACGATTTTTAAGGATACTGTATCGACTAAATTTGGAATGAGCTTGCCTTTATCATCGAATTTTTTTAAAGCAGAACCTCTGCCAAAAACCAGCGCATCCACACCTAGAACTTTTCCAATTCTAACGGCTGTTTGCGTATCTATGATTCCGGTCTTGGAAAAACTCTGCTCATTGACAACTTTCGAAAGTTGTTCACGTTCAATTACTTTGAAGGGAAGTGATTTGGCGATTTGTAAAGAAACCGCATCCGTAAATTCGTCACCCCATTTTGCTTCTTCTATATCAAAAATGAGTACAGCAACTTTTGTGATTCCGAGATTGGATTTCCCTGATTCAGGGTATTGGATAGCTGCATCCATTGTCCGACAATTGGTTAACGATACCGAAAGTAGTAGGGAGAAAAACGCTAAATATTGTTTCATAGATTTCCTAAAGATGAAGGTAAAGTAGTTAAGAGAGCAATTCTTTTTCGGCTGAAATTGGAAGATTTTGAAAAATTCGCTTCCCACATGACTTAGCTCCTAGAACTTCCTACTAGGCACTTGTCCATGAAAAAAACACTCAGTTGGATCTTTCTATTTATCGCCTTCTTTCTGCTAGTTGCTTCTTATTTTCTTTCCGAACAAATTTTAACACCTTCGCATTCTAAAGGATCAGACGATGCAAATTTGAGAAATCAAATCTCGTTTTCAGAATTTAATTTGCCCACACCAGAATCAATTCGTTTCCAAAATGGAGTTTTGCGATTGAGAGGTTGGTATTTTAAAAATCCCAAAAAACAAAATTGTGGGATGATTTTCCTGCACGGACTTTCCAATTCTAAAATCCAAATGTTGCCATATGCGACACCATTTTGGAAACGAGGTTGTAGTTTATTTTTGTATGATGCGAGAGCACATGGGGAAAGTGACGGACAGTATTCAACATATGGTTACCATGAAAAAATGGATTTAGAGAGGGCAGTTGAATATTTTTCAGAGATAGACAATACCCCTGAAGATCGGATTGGAATTTTTGGTATCGATTTTGGTGCATCAACTGCACTACAATTTGCAGATGGACAATTCGAATACGGCTTTGTGATAGCAGATACTCCTTATAAAGACATGCGGTCTTATGTGGAAAAACGTTATGAAAGTATTTATTCTAGATTGGTTCGATTTTTCCTTCCACTCAGTTTGTCGATTGCGGAACTAAGAGGTGATTTATTAGTTGATGAGGTTTCACCACAGCATACGGCAAAAATGATCACCAATCCAGTTTTGGTTTTGTTTCCTAATGATGGAGATTTATTAGAAAAAGAGGATGCAGAATTGATCGTTTCCAACTTAAAAACGACATCCAAAAAAATAGCACCATATCCGACTCAAAAAATTTCATTGCAACAATTCAAAACCACTTCACCTGAATATGAATTGATCCTGCAAAGTTTTTTGAAAGAAATCAAGTTTGTAAAATAAATATCTTATTAATACGAACAGATACTTTTATTTCAATTGTTTCTCTTACTTTATTTTGATGAGTTTAGGTAAACTTTCCCACGTGCCATCATCACGAGTGGTATAGTTTAAGTAGACGGGCAATGAACCGATGCCTATCCCTGCTGATATGGCATAACTATAATTGAGTTTGCCATTGGCAGATTGGATTTGTTCTGGATTTGTAATCCCTGTACTATACAAACTCGGGAGAGATTGAACTAGACTGACACTCGTTAAGTTGTCGTTACTACGATAGATTTCGATTGTTGGGCTCGCAAAATTGGGTGCATTCGAAAGTAAAAAATAATGGATTGAATTAGAACTTTTGACAGTCCTTAAACGTGAGGAACCTCCCCCGATACTTGAAGTAAAACCAGTAATCTGGGGACTATTTTTTACAATGGTTGGGCTCGAGTTTATATAGGAACCTTTTGGAAAGGTTGTACCAAAATAATTTGGCGAAGAAAATAACACGGCTACCAATTGGTCTTGGACTGGGAAAACAGGCGAGTCGAAAGTAGTAGGTGAGACTGCATCAAAGGTAACTGGGTTTGTGGTGAGTTCTGGAATTTTGATGCTGTTTGATACGAATGTATTTCCAAATGCATTTATCGGGCATTGTAAGTAATTCACACCTAAATATGAAATGAGTTGGTAAGCAACCAAGTTGGCATCAGGAGTTGTTGCCAAACAAC from Leptospira levettii encodes the following:
- a CDS encoding alpha/beta fold hydrolase, coding for MKLNYKVYPFQNSDPTNKSIGDIVILHGLFGSSKNWVTVAKFLSEFGQVYAVDQRNHGDSPHSDEHSIPLMANDLETFLHDLKIQNPILLGHSMGGLVAMYFDLMHPGALSRLIIQDISPRSYPFAYDNEIMSMSFPLSGFNSRTEIDAEMAKYVKDTFIRQFLQMSLERKEDGSYHWKLNVDGINHARRVFDDVFSFDKISQTRTLFLLGGNSEYIRESDLSIMDRFFQNNVKVKIEGGGHYIHFTHQKVFLEELGNWLQKEFR
- a CDS encoding Dps family protein is translated as MKINIGIPEEERSAISESLKKLLADTYTLYQKTHSYHWNVTGPMFQTLHLLFMTQYTELWNAIDPIAERIRSLGYYAPMGGWEFAKYSSISEDKEVPKAKEMIKNLVEGNEAVIRTARAAYGPAEKGNDQATLDLLTQRLDIHEKTAWMLRSLLEE
- a CDS encoding SH3 domain-containing protein, which translates into the protein MQNFGPSLQIGSQRKFALALLAVPLFLTSLYSAPTFQEKPKNSKPSELLKRDNHSEIVIPVIGLNLHLFADQKSDVLRKLNFGEPVTYDQNSLESPKEDWIPVKLQDGLSGFIKRSLVRSVPKKQYLSTLLFEAEKLILSKQVDFLAKEEITDTIFSISSSGKFTGDEFIFIRAKAGFFLKKTVDLMNEKGIKPDNDPETLEFLKRHQTKLLYDYSSGKYYVDSNYFWKLLESYPKTKHSDYAGYLATESIPVVDCGVDLRCRLEELRKGKLRYLYLFPTGNYVNLYTKDIVKTLNSMTKDPDSIPCFPPVSEGIKSEIKQMFRYASEIGPREKKQILPHLQILKKECFR
- a CDS encoding CsgG/HfaB family protein, which codes for MKQYLAFFSLLLSVSLTNCRTMDAAIQYPESGKSNLGITKVAVLIFDIEEAKWGDEFTDAVSLQIAKSLPFKVIEREQLSKVVNEQSFSKTGIIDTQTAVRIGKVLGVDALVFGRGSALKKFDDKGKLIPNLVDTVSLKIVHIESGQVIVNARKKPGADWTMARLLQYSLGLGLIWSREDILIATSQYDFVAESLVDRIVSELNK
- a CDS encoding alpha/beta hydrolase; the encoded protein is MKKTLSWIFLFIAFFLLVASYFLSEQILTPSHSKGSDDANLRNQISFSEFNLPTPESIRFQNGVLRLRGWYFKNPKKQNCGMIFLHGLSNSKIQMLPYATPFWKRGCSLFLYDARAHGESDGQYSTYGYHEKMDLERAVEYFSEIDNTPEDRIGIFGIDFGASTALQFADGQFEYGFVIADTPYKDMRSYVEKRYESIYSRLVRFFLPLSLSIAELRGDLLVDEVSPQHTAKMITNPVLVLFPNDGDLLEKEDAELIVSNLKTTSKKIAPYPTQKISLQQFKTTSPEYELILQSFLKEIKFVK